The segment TAATCCGCCGGTGCTGCTGCTGGACGAGCCGACCTCCGGCCTGGACCCGAACCAGGCGCTGGAAGTGCGCGGGCTGATAAACGAATTGCGCAGGGAAACGACCATAATGCTCTCCACCCACATACTTTCCGAGGCGCAGAGCATGTGTGACCGCGTGATAATAATAGACAAGGGCCGCATAGCCGCCGACGGCAAGGCGGCGGAGCTTGCCGCCGCCTCCGGCGCGGACACGTTGATTCTGACACTGGAGAAAACCGACCCGCAGCCCGTTTGCGCGGCCATAACCGCGCTGGGCGCCTCCTCCTGCGGACATGAGGAGAAAGCGGGCGAAGCGGTGTTCTCCATACGCGCCGGAGAGGATTTGCGCGCCCGCGTTTTCGCCGAAGCGGTGAAAAACGGCTGGAAACTGCTGGGGCTGGAGCGCAAAACCGCCTCGCTGGAAGACGTTTTCAGGAGCCTTACTAAATGACATTCTGGAACCTCTATAAAAAGGAAACCGGGGCGTATTTCAACTCCCCTGCGGCCTATGTGGTGATGGCGGCATTCCTGCTTACATCGGGATACCTGTTTGCCGCGCCGCTGTTTCTGGCAAACCAGGCAAGCCTTTCCGGCTTTACCGGGCTTGCGCCGCTGCTGCTGGCTTTTCTGGCCCCGGCGGTGACAATGCGGCTTTTCTCCGAGGAATTCAAGACGGGGACGGCGGAACTGCTGCTGTCGCTGCCGGCGGACGAGTGGGAAATAATACTCTCCAAGCTGGCCGCCGCGCTGACGGTGTTCGCGCTTACGCTGGCGCTGACGCTGGTCTACCCCGTAGTCATAATTATGCTGGGCGGGCTGGACACGGGCGCGGCGCTGTGCGCCTACATCGGGCTTATGCTGTGCGGGATGACGCTGTGCAGCGCGGGAATGCTTGCCTCCGTGCTGACAAAAAGCCAGGTAACCGCCTTCATAGCGGGTTTTATGATGACACTGTTTCTGTATCTTGTCGGGAAATTCAGCGTTTTCATGTCCCCGCCGCTGGCCGCGCTGGCGGATTTCGCCGGCATAGGCGCGCATCTGGACAACATGTCGCGCGGGGTGGTGGACTCGCGCGATCTGGTTTACTTTTTCAGCCTGTCCGCGTTTTTCCTGTTCCTGACGCGGCAGAAACTAAAGACGATGAAAATGGACTAAAGCTATGGCCTCGCAGAAGAAAAAAACCGCTCTCGTTTATTCCGGCATAGGCGCGCTGCTTGTGGCGGGGATACTCTCCGGCGCGAATGTCATATCGCATTACGCGCATGTCCGGCTGGATTTTTCGCGCGGGAGGATATTCTCGCTGTCGGAGGCGACAAAGAAAATCGCCCGCGGCCTGCCGGACCCGGTTACGGTAACGCTCTACAGCTCGCGCGAGCTGCCCCCTTCGGTGGCGGCGCTGCGCAACTACACCCGCGACATAATGGCGGAATACCAGTCCGCCTCCGGCGGCAAGGTGCGCGCCCGGTTCGCCGAGGTCGGCGACACGCCGGAAAGCCTGGAGGACGCCGCCAAAAACGGCATTCTCCCCGTGCGCTTTGATATATACTCGCGCGACAGGTTCGAACAGAGGCAGGGCTGCTTCGGCGCGGTGATTCAGTTCCGCGACAAAAAAGAGGTTCTGCCCTATATAACAGAGACGGGCAGCCTTGAATACGAAATCACCTCAAGGCTTAAATCGCTTGCGCACGACGGCAAGCCCGTGCTGGG is part of the Elusimicrobiales bacterium genome and harbors:
- a CDS encoding ABC transporter permease, with amino-acid sequence MTFWNLYKKETGAYFNSPAAYVVMAAFLLTSGYLFAAPLFLANQASLSGFTGLAPLLLAFLAPAVTMRLFSEEFKTGTAELLLSLPADEWEIILSKLAAALTVFALTLALTLVYPVVIIMLGGLDTGAALCAYIGLMLCGMTLCSAGMLASVLTKSQVTAFIAGFMMTLFLYLVGKFSVFMSPPLAALADFAGIGAHLDNMSRGVVDSRDLVYFFSLSAFFLFLTRQKLKTMKMD
- a CDS encoding ATP-binding cassette domain-containing protein, with product MIKAEKLHRRYGAAVAVSEASFEIGQGEVVGFLGPNGAGKTTTLRMLAGILSPTSGRAAIAGIDVEENPSATRAKTGYLPENNPLYEEMEVSAFLEWSGQMRGMSGGALENAVSSAVARCALKSVIGKDIGELSKGYRQRVGLAGAILHNPPVLLLDEPTSGLDPNQALEVRGLINELRRETTIMLSTHILSEAQSMCDRVIIIDKGRIAADGKAAELAAASGADTLILTLEKTDPQPVCAAITALGASSCGHEEKAGEAVFSIRAGEDLRARVFAEAVKNGWKLLGLERKTASLEDVFRSLTK